In a genomic window of Phoenix dactylifera cultivar Barhee BC4 unplaced genomic scaffold, palm_55x_up_171113_PBpolish2nd_filt_p 000371F, whole genome shotgun sequence:
- the LOC120105802 gene encoding putative disease resistance protein RGA3, with product MALNLDAFVSSFCKMLLTSAKEEVVKILGVPNEIKKLHKWLEMIQDVLADAENRCLEDNQPINRWLNELRDLMYDADDIIDECRIEGEKLLSPNSSISRRAESVRCCYPPIACLHKVRFRHEIGKRIKDLNRELEQLAKRKDNLHLIPAPRDDRYKSRISRKTSPIVEPNLVGEKIKDDTRRLADLLIKKDDEKIQVFAIVGMGGIGKTTLAQKIYNDEKLRNNFNQMPQIWLCVSQDFSESNLLRSIIKQAGGDPGEAKEKEVLEPMLSQVITNKKFFLILDDVWDAQVWDELLRKPLQSGLANSRILITSRHEAIARQMRAVYIHKVEQLSQKDGWSLICRMVFKECEEGDMHVLSGVGMRIVEKCDGLPLALRTVGGVLRTKEKRHSEWEKVLSSPAWSLQNFQKRRWAHCT from the coding sequence ATGGCGCTGAACTTGGATGCCTTCGTCTCTAGTTTTTGTAAGATGCTGTTAACCTCTGCAAAGGAAGAGGTGGTCAAGATCCTGGGTGTGCCCAACGAAATCAAGAAGCTCCACAAATGGCTGGAGATGATACAAGACGTTCTCGCTGATGCAGAGAATAGATGCCTCGAGGACAACCAGCCCATCAATCGTTGGTTGAATGAGCTACGAGATCTCATGTACGATGCAGACGACATTATCGACGAATGCCGGATTGAGGGCGAGAAGCTTCTCAGCCCAAACTCATCCATATCTCGTCGTGCTGAGTCGGTACGTTGTTGCTATCCTCCTATTGCTTGCTTGCATAAAGTCAGATTCCGTCATGAGATTGGCAAAAGAATTAAAGATCTCAACCGTGAGCTTGAACAACTTGCCAAGCGCAAAGATAATCTCCATCTTATACCTGCTCCTCGTGATGACCGCTACAAGAGTAGAATAAGCCGCAAGACATCTCCTATTGTTGAACCTAATCTCGTGGGAGAGAAAATTAAGGATGATACAAGAAGGTTGGCGGATTTGCTGATAAAGAAAGATGACGAAAAAATCCAAGTCTTTGCCATTGTTGGTATGGGGGGAATAGGCAAAACTACTCTTGCTCAGAAGATTTATAATGATGAGAAGCTTCGGAACAACTTCAACCAAATGCCACAAATTTGGTTGTGCGTGTCCCAAGATTTCTCCGAGTCCAATTTACTGAGATCTATCATAAAGCAAGCTGGAGGTGATCCTGGAGAAGCTAAGGAGAAGGAGGTACTTGAACCCATGCTTAGCCAAGTCatcacaaacaagaagttcttcttAATCCTTGATGATGTTTGGGATGCTCAAGTATGGGATGAGCTACTGAGAAAGCCCTTGCAAAGTGGTTTGGCAAATAGTAGAATTTTGATAACAAGTAGACATGAAGCCATTGCGAGACAGATGAGAGCAGTATACATCCATAAGGTGGAGCAGTTGTCTCAAAAGGATGGTTGGTCATTAATATGCAGGATGGTATTTAAGGAATGTGAGGAAGGAGACATGCATGTGTTAAGTGGTGTCGGAATGAGAATTGTAGAGAAATGTGATGGCCTTCCGCTTGCTCTTCGGACTGTTGGTGGGGTTCTTCGAACAAAGGAGAAAAGGCATTCAGAATGGGAAAAAGTCCTCTCTAGCCCAGCATGGTCTTTACAAAACTTCCAAAAGAGGAGATGGGCCCATTGTACTTGA
- the LOC120105801 gene encoding putative disease resistance protein At3g14460 has protein sequence MHDLLRSLAQHVAGDECFVGDARAFENKIKSSSSSIKLRHLSIVDGNLETIPDLIMKQTSLRTLSFFHTPLIHNLPEDLFRKLRSLRGLNLSETTIANLPTSLGDLVHLRRLDLSHTKIREIPESIENLRNLLFLMLEDCKYLRNLPNGVMGLINLRILDVWGAPLDGLPVGIGRLKQLRSLRGFVANGCTLEELKSLSQLRYISMVKLERVSDRAKAKAAALQAKPHLVYLYLYCTLPSSSSDVQLPHANDYEEEDINRIREVFEELRPPPCIEVLLIDGYFGLEFPNWMMTPSSSSFRNLRRLDLTNCALCRQLPRLGMLPQLDCLWISGASEVTSIGPEFLLLADSCFSPCFPKLETLGFRNMTNWEKWWWRWEDEDNQTTSLLPSLNKLIIDMCPKLRSLPESLLCYATALKELRIRSAHSLREIQNLPSLTELILVHSSRLVSVSNFPVLKHLGVYACEGLKVVEGVDAVEHIQLDDREVESLPEWLTGAGEEQPRLPSLHKLTLKNKICHRELPDWPLIR, from the coding sequence ATGCATGACCTCCTGCGATCTCTAGCTCAGCATGTAGCAGGGGATGAGTGCTTTGTCGGCGATGCACGAGCATTTGAAAACAAGATCAAGTCCTCCTCTTCATCGATAAAACTACGCCATTTATCAATTGTAGATGGAAACTTAGAAACCATACCCGACTTGATAATGAAACAGACATCCTTGAGGACTCTATCATTCTTCCATACCCCACTTATTCACAATCTTCCAGAAGATCTCTTTAGAAAGCTGAGGAGTTTAAGGGGGCTGAATTTAAGTGAAACAACCATTGCCAATCTCCCAACTTCCTTGGGAGATCTTGTGCACCTTAGACGTCTTGATCTCTCTCATACAAAAATAAGAGAGATACCGGAGAGTATAGAGAATCTTAGAAACCTTCTATTCCTGATGCTCGAGGATTGCAAATATTTGCGCAACCTTCCTAATGGTGTCATGGGGTTAATCAATCTAAGGATTCTAGACGTCTGGGGTGCACCACTTGATGGTCTGCCTGTGGGAATAGGGAGACTAAAACAACTACGTTCACTTCGGGGATTTGTAGCAAATGGTTGCACCTTGGAAGAGTTGAAATCCCTCTCCCAGCTCAGGTATATTAGCATGGTCAAATTGGAGAGGGTATCAGACAGGGCTAAAGCAAAAGCCGCTGCACTTCAAGCCAAGCCCCATCTTGTCTACCTATATTTGTATTGCACGCTACCGAGCAGCTCTTCTGATGTGCAGCTGCCTCATGCCAATGATTATGAGGAGGAAGATATCAACAGAATTAGGGAGGTATTCGAGGAGCTCCGCCCACCGCCATGCATTGAAGTGCTTCTAATCGATGGCTACTTTGGCCTTGAGTTTCCCAACTGGATGATGACACCCTCCTCGTCATCGTTCCGCAACCTGCGAAGGCTAGATCTGACGAATTGTGCTCTATGCCGGCAACTTCCACGCTTGGGTATGCTGCCACAACTAGATTGCCTCTGGATTTCAGGTGCTTCTGAAGTCACGAGCATCGGGCCTGAATTCTTGTTGCTGGCGGACTCTTGCTTCTCTCCCTGCTTCCCCAAACTAGAGACACTTGGATTTAGAAACATGACTAATTGGGAAAAATGGTGGTGGCGGTGGGAGGATGAGGACAACCAGACGACATCGTTGCTACCTTCTCTTAACAAATTGATCATTGATATGTGTCCAAAGTTGAGGTCTCTTCCGGAGAGCCTCCTCTGCTATGCCACCGCACTGAAGGAGTTACGAATTAGAAGTGCCCACAGCTTGAGAGAAATACAAAACCTTCCCTCTCTTACAGAATTGATCTTGGTCCACAGCTCAAGGTTGGTGAGTGTGTCCAACTTTCCTGTACTCAAACACTTAGGTGTTTATGCTTGTGAGGGATTGAAGGTTGTGGAGGGTGTGGATGCCGTGGAGCACATACAGCTCGATGATCGAGAAGTAGAGTCTCTTCCAGAGTGGTTAACGGGTGCTGGTGAAGAACAACCGCGCTTGCCTTCCCTCCACAAGTTGACTCTCAAAAACAAAATTTGTCACCGAGAGCTGCCTGATTGGCCTCTGATCCGATAA